One region of Synechococcus elongatus PCC 11801 genomic DNA includes:
- a CDS encoding TldD/PmbA family protein, with product MTLDFDAARQQLEDLIRRYRDRADFLAIRLEESQTTDISLRGDRFETLSESLAVGGQVRACWKGGWGFASFNRLSQLEDRLQEAIAAARLIGTATTELAPVDPIRAIWTAPLTGRSPDQVALADKKALCQHYTNVLRSGDHRIASTSVRYGDSSQRLLLATSEGTLLEQSWSDWEMRFAATAREGDRVQTGRETTGSRRGWEDLLGLDTAVQGARDRALKSLALPVVEAGTYTVVIDPILTGLFVHEAFGHLSEADMAYENPELLEVMTLGRRFGPESLKIFDGAAPEGHRGSYAYDDEGVPATTTALITDGVLTGRLHSRETAGKLGEAPTGNARCLDFHYPPIVRMTNTWIAPGTTPAADLIQGIEQGVFARNWLGGMTNGEMFTFTAGEAWMIRNGELAEPVRDVTLSGNVFSTLAAIEAIGDDFVWDESGGCGKGGQSGLPVGCGGPSLRIRDVVVGGEASD from the coding sequence GTGACCCTCGATTTTGATGCCGCCCGTCAGCAGCTCGAAGACTTGATTCGTCGCTATCGCGATCGTGCTGATTTTTTGGCGATTCGCCTCGAAGAGTCGCAGACCACGGATATTTCCCTGCGGGGCGATCGCTTCGAAACCTTGAGCGAAAGTTTAGCAGTGGGCGGCCAAGTTCGGGCTTGCTGGAAAGGGGGCTGGGGCTTTGCCAGTTTCAATCGTCTCAGTCAGCTCGAAGATCGGCTGCAAGAAGCGATCGCGGCAGCTCGCCTGATTGGTACTGCAACAACGGAGTTGGCGCCGGTTGATCCCATCCGTGCTATTTGGACGGCACCCCTCACGGGGCGATCGCCCGATCAAGTGGCTCTTGCGGACAAGAAAGCTCTCTGCCAGCACTACACCAATGTCCTGCGCAGTGGCGATCACCGGATTGCCAGCACCAGTGTCCGCTATGGCGACAGCAGCCAGCGTTTACTACTCGCGACTTCAGAAGGGACGCTGCTGGAACAGTCCTGGTCAGATTGGGAAATGCGCTTTGCCGCGACAGCGCGCGAGGGCGATCGCGTCCAAACAGGGCGTGAGACCACCGGCTCCCGCCGTGGCTGGGAAGATCTGCTGGGTCTAGACACTGCCGTACAAGGGGCGCGCGATCGGGCCTTGAAATCGCTGGCACTCCCGGTCGTGGAAGCGGGAACTTACACCGTTGTCATCGATCCGATCCTGACGGGTCTGTTTGTGCACGAAGCCTTTGGCCATCTTTCGGAAGCGGATATGGCCTACGAAAACCCTGAGCTGTTGGAAGTGATGACCCTAGGCCGGCGATTTGGCCCAGAAAGCTTGAAAATCTTCGATGGTGCAGCACCCGAGGGACATCGTGGCAGCTATGCCTACGACGACGAAGGCGTGCCTGCCACCACAACTGCCTTGATTACAGATGGCGTCTTAACCGGTCGTCTGCATTCACGGGAAACGGCAGGCAAACTCGGGGAAGCACCGACTGGCAATGCCCGCTGCTTGGACTTTCACTATCCGCCGATTGTGAGGATGACTAATACTTGGATTGCGCCGGGAACAACACCGGCTGCAGATCTAATCCAAGGCATTGAGCAGGGTGTGTTTGCCCGCAACTGGTTGGGTGGCATGACCAATGGCGAGATGTTTACCTTCACTGCGGGTGAAGCGTGGATGATTCGCAATGGTGAGCTGGCTGAGCCAGTGCGTGACGTCACACTCTCGGGCAATGTTTTCTCGACGCTAGCGGCGATCGAAGCAATTGGGGATGACTTTGTTTGGGATGAGTCCGGCGGTTGTGGCAAGGGTGGCCAGAGCGGTTTACCTGTGGGCTGCGGTGGTCCGAGCTTGCGGATTCGAGATGTCGTCGTGGGTGGTGAAGCCAGCGATTAA